GAAACAATGGGGTTTACTGCATTCAGGCGGCCATTTTGTTGCAGTGAATAGTGTATATTTTTATCTACTTTTGGTTCAAGTGACTACAAactcttttaaatattgttttcCACTCCCCTTTTATTCGTAGAAACTCATGAAATTCAGGATAATACAGGTGGGGGATCGCGGAGGTTAAGGACAGCTTATACAAATACACAGCTTTTGGAGCTGGAAAAAGAATTTCACTTCAACAAGTATCTGTGTCGACCCAGACGGGTGGAGATTGCTGCTTTGCTTGATTTGACTGAAAGGCAAGTGAAAGTCTGGTTTCAAAATAGACGAATGAAACACAAAAGACAGACCCAGTGCAAAGAAAACCAAAACGGCGATGGCAAATTTAAGAATTTGGAGGACAGTGGGCAGACTGAGGATGACGAAGAGAAGTCACTCTTTGAGCAAGGCAACAACAATGTTACAGGCGCTCTCTTGGACAGGGAAGGCTATGGTTTTCAAACCAATGCACTGACTCAACAGCAGGCGCACAATTTACACAATGGAGAATCCCAAAGTTTCCCAGTTTCGCCTTTACCCAGCAATGAGAAAAATCTAAAACATTTTCACCAGCAGTCACCCACTGTTCAAAACTGCCTGTCAACAATGGCCCAGAACTGTGCAGCTGGCTTGAACAATAACAGTCCAGAGGCCCTTGATGTCCCTTCTTTACAGGATTTTAACGTATTTTCCACAGAATCCTGCTTACAGCTTTCAGATGGAGTATCGCCCAGTTTGCCAGGTTCCCTCGACAGCCCTGTGGATCTTTCTGCTGACAGTTTTGACTTTTTTACGGATACTTTAACCACAATCGATTTGCAGCATTTGAACTACTAACTGAAAAGTCGGTGTGAGCAGAATATGCCTTCTTTTAAAATCGTTTCCTTTCCTTCAGTTCTTTTCAAATGGTCagtattttttttttcccttttaatcAACTTGAATGTGTTCGAGACCATTTATAATTGCAAAAGTTAGATATTGTCTTTGGACTAATGTCCCGTGTTTTATAACCCGTCATCAGCACTACACCCGTCCCTGACGAAATTTATTGCATAGAAATCTACCGATCTCTACCCTCTTTTCATTTTGTATTATTTGAAGGTACATTGTCATAAATAATTTGATAGAGCAAATCATTTATACGCTACAGGTAGCCATCCTGAAGCATTTTCTTTCTCAGGTCTATTTTCACTTAATAAATGAATTCCATTTTTTTCCACATAAATGCATTAATAAAATTGAGCAGTCTGGTCAGTGTCGTTATTTACTTTTTTTCAAAGCAGTATTTATtgaagaagaaaaagaagaagAATAAAAGAATCCAGGATCTTTATTTTACCACTCTACAAAAACAGCAATAAAGTTGTGTTTTAAAGCTTCCACTAACATTACCAAAGCTCCGGAAAAGTCAATGAATAATGCCTTTATTAACTTACACAAACTATGCGCCGCTACATTTTAGTATTAACACTTCAATAGAATATACGGAACAGAGGCAAAAAGTAAGTAATCACATTTCGAAGAAAAATCTTCTTAAGTTCACACCCCATGGACACATCTGTCAGCACTCAGAAAATCTAGGAAagaaggggaaaagtttaggagTGTTCATGTTCACGTGTGCTTGCTATTAAACAAACCTCTTGTTTATAGATGTCAGAATCTAATCTTTATTGCTGATTCCACAATTCCTTATCTCCCTTATTGCCAGTCAGTATCAGCAACATAGAATTCCAAGTGTTTTACTACATCGAGTCAGATTAAACCCcgtccatacacacacacacacacacacacacacaaattgatCCTAAGGATCTTCAGCCTTATTAAGTAGTTTATTGTTTTACAACTCGTATCGAAATAGCGTTTAATATCGAAATCCAGGTTCATACAAATGAAGTCAAACCTTGTTTTTAAGAAAAAGGGAAAGCCGCTTTAAAAAGTCTCTTTTCAGCCCAAAATCTTTAATCGCTCACAATCTTTTGTCTTGAAAACAAAAGTCTCCAGAAGACATGATCGTAAATCTTGACCCATATTTTATAAAACACAAGGCATTCTGTGCTTCCTCATTGCATTTGTGTAAGTGAAATAGCAGCTGGAGGAATGCATTCCCATTGTGTGCTAGGCTTTTTAAGCGgcaggttttttttgttttaatgccTCTTCTAACATCCCACTCCTTCTACACCCCCTCGCCCGAGGAACACGTTGCAACGCTTCTTCCAATTGATCAGGAACTTTCACTATTAGTGGCGGTGTGTTTGTGTTGCCATTTATAAAAGCACGTTGGGCTTTTGCGTAAGCAGTGACAGGAACAGCTCTGGAGGTAATTCTTCCCAAACTCATAAATCAAAGCTATTTTACAAATGAGAATGCCATCAAATGGATCAATCGCAGCAGTACATACGGAAAAAAAAACATCTTACGTATTTGCCTGGACCAGGGAACCCCTGTCAGTTTCTAACTTGTAGGCGTTGAGTCGTAATTCATTTTCACTGTTTTATATAAAGAGCACAGCGTTTTCCACTGCTGCTACTGATTCTTCCTTCGAATTGAATCTCCCTACGTGAGGATTTATAATGATTGCCTAAAGGTCCAATAGTTTAATCATTAAGCACAGAAGTCAtgggaaagattttttttaaacttcataCTATTTACTGGCTTTGTGCTCAGgctttttctttaattttatcaATTTCATTATCAGGCCGCTGTAATCTTGTGTAAAGGGAAGGCGATGCTTCCTTATTGAAAACAAACCGCACGGGCAAATAGTGACACATTGTCGATATCTTGTCGCGATTAAAACAAGTCTTCACACGACATCATGGGCAGCTTGCTATAGGAGATGTGTCTTTACCCCGAAAGCACAATGGAAGAGAATAGCCCGGTTCCTCAGAACCATTAGCTTTCAGGCCACACTGGACGGCGCATGGCGACGGCGATGAACCGAAAATGCTCAAAGCCAGGCCTTGGTTTTAccggggttcggggtgggggggtggggatggggctgACTGCTCAGGGAAGAACTGGGAAAGCCCCCTCAATAGAATACTTCCTCTGGgaaagaggaggggagagggaattTTTATTGTAACAAAAAAGAAAAACAACAAAAAAGGCATTTTTGTTGTTGTTGAAAACGATTCAATCCAgattttctttcagcaagcaCTTTCCGCCACTGTGTATACAGATCTGGAAATAAAGATGGCGGAGCTGAATGCAAATCTGTTCATTTGTTTTAACTTAAGGAACATACGGACAGTGGGACGACTGTACGGATTTATAGCTGATGTCTCATATGGCGAAAAATCAATTTCCGAGGTTTCTCGATAAAATTACCGTTGTGAACACAAACAAGAGATGTTTCATAACACTCAACAACAAAGGTTTCTGTCCCTTCGAGCTTTGCAATTCATTTCAGTGCAATTGTTTTTGCTTACCCTTAAAGTAAATAGTTCATTGGTCTCTTGAATCTAAAACTGGGATTTTCCTGAGCATTGATCAATAGATAAGGCTGATAAAATCGCCAACGGCCAGACgtatattttgttttaaaaaaacttgcGAGTTAATTTTAGGTAATTTCTCTTTTGCCAATTTTACGAAATCAATGTAGTAATGAACATACATTCAGACCACACACGGCAAATTTCAGCTCCTTTTCCATTGTACGTGGATCAGTACTTAAAATAGATCCCCCTCTATTTTATTGAGGCATTTACTTTAATTAATTGGGCGTCAAATGTTTAAAAGGCTAAATAATCTCCTTGTTCCACATGTGATCATCATTCCACAGTGCTGGCTTACAGGTTTACAGTAGGGTTAGGAACCACCGTTTGGCGTAACTAACTAATCCGAGTAAATTGCTATATCTAAGCCTGACCAACGTCACTCTGTAATGTGCAAAAGATTGATCTGAAATCACCACCGGCTCTGACTGCTCGCATAGGTCTCTCCAGGAAGCTGACAGATGGGTGGCAGCGCCTTGCAAGCGACCATGTTTGGTTACATTATGCCTCAGCCAAGGATTGTTATTATTCACATCGGTATGAAACACAACCCGTCTGATTCCCGCTTCAACCAGCATAAATAGGCAGGCAGCCAATATGATCTCGAAGACACTTTGGCTGCCCAAAACCCTATAGTGAGGGGATGCTCCCGCCAGCCTGTGTTCGATTGAAAAGCCTGCTCATTTCCATGCCAATAGCGAGAAACCTGAGGACTGGCAAAGGCCAGGCCTTGATAGGCTGTTGCATGTTTCCTTGTGACATTATTGCACAGTAAAGGCATGGCGCCTCCTTTTACAAGAGTGCACCATATCACATACAGCTTAAATACAAATCTCTGCACCATAAACCCCGTCGTCCAATCAATCATCTTACCCTTTTGTTTTCAGGGTCATCTTCACAGTTGTGCTGCACTGGGTAGGGTATAATCAGTTCATAATATGCATAGGCCTGAACTCAACACAGCTCTGCAGCAGCTACCTGGGTTTTCTTTCATTAAAGTGCACGAAGTGATCTGACACCCAACAGATCCGCTTTGCATAGCTTTCCCCCGACCTACGTATAACTATCACAGCATGAAAAACAAATCACCGCTCTCACGGACACACAATGCTACAGCAGAGAGACCAGAGAGTGACACGGATTCCTTGCTTGTCGTGGAGCACTCCGATGCCATTCCCCTTACCCTTACAGGGTCTGGCTGTTAGATATTTATCCAGCGACCTACCTGAGAGCGAAGCTGCTGCGCGGAACGGGACGGGCTATTTCTCCCCATTGCAGACTCGCGGTAACTCTTAAATGGCGCTGCAGGTCCGAAGAGAAACAGTACGTGCATCTTGAACCAATTCCTGCTGCATTCTGCCGGGCATGCTTTGAAGTATAATGCATTCGAGGGCCAATAATGCGCGTAACCTTGATGGGAGAGCGTTTGTAATTTCAATGCAAGTAAAACGGTGATCGATCAGCAGCAAGCGCATGCAAACTTCACAGGCAGCCCGGCGATTGGGCGGGTTTGGTCACGTGGCGACACTTGCCAGTATATTGATATCAGTTTCTTTCAGCCCCATTGAGGAAGTGGGCAAGTTGGCACGGTCCATCCAGGCTGGTGGACTTTATATGCTGGTTATACCCCAGTGACAGATGGACAATGCAAGGATGAACACCTTCCTAGACTATTCCATCATTAACGGAGACACTGGGGCCTGCTCTTCCAGAAGTTACCATGCAGATCCAGGAATTGCAACTTATCAGTCTTGTGCCGTTAGTAATAATAACTGCACCGCTGATGAGCGCTACATCGTGGCCAGAAGTGTCCAAATAGGtgctccacctcctcctcctaaTCATCACCAGACTAGCTATACACACCACAACAACCTGGGCATATCCTACAGTGCCCACCCCAACTGTGGAGCAGGATACCCAGCCCAGAGCTTTAGCACAGGCTACAGTCATCATCATTATTCATTGAACCAAGAGGCGGATGGTAACGGAGGGTACCCTCAGTGTGCTCCTGCTGTCTACCCTGGGAACATTGGCTCAGCCATCAGCCCGCATCAGCACGGCTATGGTGGGATGGTGGGGCCAGGCCAATATTCCCATCACCCATACAGGcaagagcagcagcagcagcagcagcagtccaGTTTAGCCTTAGTTGCAGGCTGTCACCCTTCGTCCCCCGCCCACGGCAGCCATCAGGAAGCCTGCTGCTCCCCGTCTGCTGAGACCCCTCCCCCAGCACAGACCTTTGACTGGATGAAGGTGAAGAGGAACCCTCCGAAAACAGGTAAATTCTATTTTCGAGGTGCAATTCCTTTCCACAGGTAATTCATTATCAGGTGAAAACCGATACTAGCAGATGGGGTTGAGGGGAGAGCGTGTCAGACTCGAATTGAAAGAAATCATGATCTGTTGCACGTTGTTTAAGATGATCGAATGGCCGCAGCTTTCGTCcaaattgtctttttttttcatctATTCTTTCCTTTCCAGTCTTATCAGCAGCGTGTGAAGCATAATTTAAACATCAACTAACTGATGACATGCAACAGTTGTAGTGTAATCCTTTTCGGCTTTTCATGACAAGACATTCCCAAACTACTGAAATGGGAATGATTGATTATCCATACAGTGAGCTGAGTCCGGCTGTCCCAAGCAATTGTCACAGCTTACCTGTAAGAATCCCTGCCTGACTTACCTATTGTGTGCTCCTTTCTATTCACTGATTTAGGGAAGGCGGGGGAGTATGGTTTTGTCGGTCAGCCCAATACAGTGAGAACCAATTTCAGCACTAAGCAGCTAACCGAGTTGGAGAAAGAGTTTCACTTCAACAAGTACTTGACGCGGGCCAGGCGGGTGGAAATCGCGGCTGCCCTTCAACTCAACGAAACCCAGGTAAAAATCTGGTTCCAGAATCGGCGGATGAAGCAGAAAAAGCGGGAGAAGGAGGGCTTCGCCTCAGTTTCTCCGGCCACTCCTGGGAGCGAAGCGAACACAGAAGACACCTCAGACAAATCGAACTCTACCTCGTCGACCCCCTCCCCATCATCATCTACCTCAGAAACGATTCATACTTCAGGCTGAAACATTCCACAGTAACCCCCAAAACTGGAAACCAATTCATTTGATAGTTGTGTCAAGTTAAGAGGGAAAGATGTAATGAGACACAAATTTATCGGTAACAACTCCGAATAAACTTATTTTCTTTGGGGAAATGAATCTGCCAATCTCTAAACGTACCAGAGGTGCACTATTATAGAAGTGTTTACACTGAGAACCAACTACTGTATAATATAATTGTCCTATTTTAATTTAATAATGTGTTGCATATATTGTAAGCTGCGCTGGTTGTATATATTTTGTCAAGAGTTTTATCTTTTTACAAGTATTTTCTAAAAAAATAATACTGAAAGCCAGGGTCCAGAGACCATAATATGACATAGCTGTAGAGTTTTTATAAGCAAAGTGTTATCAATGATTCGAAATATACGTTAAATGTTTCTTGTACTTTCAGAAAGCGGAGCTGAGTAGATAGGAGAGCTCTCCTGAAACTGACGAAGATTATATGTACAGAAATTACCATTGCACTGGGCTATGTATAACTTAAAACAATGTTAAATGTGTTCCCCCCTCCAATGTAAATGGGTTGTCTCAAGACCAGCAGTAGCACCTTGTTAAAATACCTCAAAATGATCATGTTTACTCCGATATTTGTTGGACTTGATTTCATAAACTACCTGTCAATGTAAGTTACGGCCAAACGATTGTTATTTGTGTGCGGAATTTTGCATGAGACAATGCTGTCAGTGTGTACTTAACCCATTGCTGAGTTTTATCAGTTTTCCTGTGTGACTAAATGTATTATACAATCAGCACGTGATTTGAATCAGTTCTGAGATTTTCTGTGACTGAAATCCAGGACAGAATTTACGGGTCCAAATAATAAATTATATTAAAATGCTGCGTTTCTCTGTGCTGTTACAGTTGCATGTACGTTATATTAAGCATGCTACAATTTCTCTACCCTTTGTATGAACTTACATACTCATCAACAGTGTTCAAAATCGTCCTTCGCATCCCGGACACTTTTAACACATCttatttatttcatttatttatttGAGTTTCATTTATTTCAGGTTTTAAATAGATAAAGCAGAGAGAACTCATGAAGTTCATGTTCACCGCTTCAACTAAACTGAATCTAAAGTCAAATGAGACAagttattttgttcaaaaacctGAGAGTCTTGAAAGAAGCTTTTAAAGTAACGTTAAATGCCTCATACAGTGCATCTATATACTGACCTTTTCACCTTGAATAGCTTATTTACATATATGTAAACAGGGCACTCTCAATGACAGTGGTTGTCATCAACTTGCCTTGCTTCAGAAAGGCAACAAAGAATTCACTGCATTCACATTCACACTCCAACAAACGAAGTGTAAGAAATGGAAACAAAACGCAAGATTATCGAAACAAGTTTCTGAACTAAACTATTCTCGAGTTGTTTTGACCGAACAGACCGCTGACGCCGCGTGACTAGAATGTCACTGGCATTTGCTTCAGAAACATGATTAGATGCAGTTTGGTGTCAATAGCAAAAGTCGATGGTGTTTTAGGGCATGTCGGCCATATCAAGGGAGATGTCTGCTGTAGAGCTGTCTGCCTTTGGAAGGTTGGGTTCGACGCAAAAGAGCCTCAAAGAAAACTCCAACTTTGTCTTACGtgcagttccagcatcattttctgTTTACTAAAGAAAACAAATTAAACAAAGTCAAAATTCGGCAAGAGTGAAGTAATATGCCTCTGAATCTTTTGAATAGCTACTGGAATTGAGCCTCAGTTCGTTATCAATTCATTTAACTGTAGCACGTTAAGAATAACGAGAGTTTAGCATTTGAAAAGACATACCTTCAAACAATTTCAGATAATAGGCAAAAAAAGACGCATTTATAACTGCACTTCAGGACGATAAGATAATCCCGTGGTGTATTATAGCCAGTGAAGTACTTCTACAGTAATCACTGATTTAGAGTAGGAAATGAAATCAATTGTAGTAGCCTGGAAATACAAGATTCCAAGTGGAACATCTCAGGTTTTATGCACTTAATTCCTCGACGTTAAATTATAATTGTTAGAGTCTCCAATACAAACTGTTACAAAGCTTTTGAAACTAGAATTTCAGGGTCTCCGCTTTTACACGGGCTGCAATGCCCTGCCATCTGTTGCTAGCGATCAGATGTAAAATCCGATCGCGTGGAATCCACTTACTTTCTCACATTGGATATTTCACTTCTCGTTATAATAAACACTCGGCACGGTAAGAGGAAACAAGTTCGTGTTTCCCTTTAGGACGTTTTACcgatttttaaaacaaaagaatCATCAGTGAATACACATCTAAATACtgggacaatattttcacaatTTGTCGTTTGCACATTTCTTTACAGAAAGTTAGACCACAACGCGGAAGCTTAAAGAAGCCCAGTAATCAGGAGCTAACTTAACCCAAATGCCATGATTTGCTGGCAAAGGAATAGCAGACTTTAATGCGCTTTCAAATATTTTAAACTGACATGGAATTGGTTTTCAGAAAGCATCGCAGGGACGGGTTCGATCTTATATGCTGTGATGATTTGGCTCAGCCAGCCAGtgtaggcatgatgggctgaatggtctccatcACAGTAACAATTCTGCCCTGTACCAGATGTCATCATGTTATTGCCTCCCGAAGACACTCTCATTATTTCTACATTAAGTCACTTCTTCTGCAGCATCGATTCCTAATAGTTTTCTTCGGaaactatttttaaaaaggaaTCGGAGACGAGCAGGACCATCTCCAGACCACAACCCTCATCCATTTAAATGTCCACCCTCTTGAATTTACCTTTTCCAATGCAGAGATCCTGCATTTTCCTCCAGGGCAATCAGATTAAAGCTGATCAATATTTACTCAGTGTGAAAGGCTGACTGAAAACCCCATAGCTAAAGAAACTGTTCCACTCGGCCTGCTCAGCCTTGTTTAATCTCCAGTTCACTGAAAGTTCAGGCCGAAATTAATTCAGAGTTGGGTCATTTTCAAATTAGCCCTCCCGTTTTCGCTTGGGGTGAGCCCCAGCGACAAACTCCAGACAAATCCCTCGCACCAGCCACACAGTGTAAGCAAACTACGCATAATTACAAAAAAACCTTCTCCGAATACACACTAAAGTACAGGGTATTAAGCAAATTGTTATCCTTGTTTGAGGTCAAAGTTCATTCtatcactgaataaatgaataTTTAATGATGCTTTATTGCCCCATTCTAATGACAGGTCACGTTCTGAGTAATCTTCTTTATAAACATTGACGTCCTAATCGATACTGGGGTTTAGTTTTATGTCAGAACGGAGACAAAAATGGTCAGCCACTATTGCAGGTCTAACGAGTCTTTTGACACTTGATATTGTTTAATATAACGATCTACTTTGCTGAAAGATGGGAAGTTGCAACGCAGCCCTGAATCATTTGGTATTCATTGAGTTTATAGCAACAACTTACAACGGTATTCTAACCAGATCGCTTAAAATCATCAAGCGCGCTTACATCTCAGATTGGAAGATATTTCCCCACATTACAGCGCCGTAATGTTCAGCATCAGACTAGTTTTCACACTTTCTATAATTTTGCAATACGCATGAAGTTTTCTGTGTTTGCAGTGTGATGACGTTCAGCAGGAAGTCTATGTAACCCCGTGTAACTTTATGTAAGGAGTTAACAGTAAAGGCCGCAAATAGAATAGATCAATAAGGGCAAATATCGCTCATAATAAATCGATCTAATTTAAAAGATCTTTCCTGAATGCAACATAACAAAGCTGTAAAGACCAGTAAACGACGTCCAGCTAAAATTGTCAAATCAGCTCTTCAACTCTCAATCATTTATCGCCATTAGGACAATGAGCGAGCAAAAACAATTTAACAAAATGAAGAAATGTTTAAAGAGAAATCTACACATAAGACAACGAGACAAATATTGAAGGGATGCGGAAGAACTGTTAATGAAGTGCATTTTTAATTACCTACAATATGAATAGCTATGGAAGATGCAGCAAAGCGAAAAGCAAAGTTGGCAGCATAAATCTAACAGGACCCAGAGGATACCCAACTATCAAGTTATCAAAAGCACAACTTAAATCATTACAAAATTGGTAGaaatcttttttttcttttcaacaAGTTAGTTGACATTTCTACTGAAACCATTTCAAGTGCATGTGTTTTCGACTGTGCGGTTTCACAAGAGGTTCTTGGGAACAGGAAATTAACAAGAGCGCTTGTAAATTTCAGTTGAAACAACCTCGAACTGCCTTTGCCATTGTGAAGAGTAAGGCAAAGCAGTTCGCGAATTTCCGTGAGCCTCATTGGAAATATTCTCCATATTTGTCAACTTAGGCTGATATTGATTTAGTTAGACAGTAGTTGCTGTTCTCATGAACGTAGAATGGAAAACTCCAAACGTTTCTTGCATCTACAAATTTGCTTTAAATACAACAGGCTTGAACTGAACAGCCAGTACAGTATTAATCTACATCATAGCACAGCAATTTGTTTTGAAATAATTAACTGAGACTACGCGCAGGACAATCCCAGTTTTGACCTTTTGATAGTTTTGCCCATAAGGTTAAACAAACGTACGTCAGATTGTAAGGACCGATTCATCATTCTAAGAGGCCATGCCATGAAGTTAGCAATGCAACAGGAGCTCTCGAGTGATACCTCATATTTTATATTTATCAACAGTAGTGTAGCTTATTATTACGTTCAAGAGGAACAAGTTGTCAAGTACTGAGACATAGGAATTATTAACAAAACAAACCGTCCACATGTTACAAATCAACACTCACTCATTCTTTCTTCTGTCCCATACCTTTACATAGTATTAACCAAAATACTAAAATATTTAAACAAAATCCACAATCATTTATATCCAATTTTTATTCTGACGTGTATGACAGTTTGGAAGAACCGCCGAACTCCTGTAATTTACCAATAGAAGGTGCATAGTGTTTCATTAAACTTTTCCGTTAATCATTATGGTCATATATGGTGACATACATTTACGTATGTACCAGGGATCTGTCTTTCGCTTGCCCTGTTGTACTAATGTAAAATTTCGAAATTCAATGATATTGATCGTTAGTTTAAGCATAATTCTCACAGTTAATACCAGGCAGTGTGGAGGGGCTACGGAATCGATAATAATCAGAATGGTTAATGGTATGAACCGTATTCCGCGCTATTTTATACAAGTTCACAATTCAGAAGAGTACTGCCATTTACTTGCATCAAACCAAATTTTCAAAAACCTTCACTTCAAAATGGAGAGATAGGGTTTCGAGCTAAAACGTAATTTTTAAGAATTTCGATTATATTTCGTTCAATTGACGTGAACAGGAACAGCCAAGCATATTGTGAAATGGCTCGGGAAATCCACAGCAAAATTCTATATCTGGCAACCGTTTCGTTAGTCCTATTTACCAACTAGTCCAAAATCTGCACTTACAAAGACAATGCATTGGTCGCAGCTTTAGGTTAGGAACACCTCATGATCAAAACTTTTCTACAATTGTACAACTCTCTTTGAAGTTTTCGAAggtaattttgtaatttttgaGAGGTAGCAGTAATGTGCTAAACAGTTTGTTATAAGTACAGATGAACGCAGAGAGTCATTATTCTCATCCTTCTAGCAAGAGTCGCTTTGCTAGCTTGGAGGCAATCAAAGTACAGGACTTGAAAATGTTCGATATTTCAGGCTGGAATCGCCGTGCGACAAGGTAAGAAACTCCGAGTGAGATTCAGCTTGAGGCACGCTGTCCTTCGGTGGATGGCACCATGGAATGGTTACACCACAGAAGGAAGCTCATCGTCCTTGCCCTGTAAATGCCCCATATTTAGCACATAACAATTTCCCAAAGCTGCAATCTGCTGATAATTCTGCCCAATTCCGTTTTATGCGGCGCCCTTTCGCCAAAATTGTAAAACATGGAAAACCTTCATAAGCAAATCGTGCAAATTCAATATATTTTGTTAAAATGGAATATCAATTATTTACGAAGATCGTGCTGGATTCATTCTTAAACATTACCTGTCAACAAATGTATATCGAGTGCAAACCTGATATAAGATTGCTCTTTTAAATGATTATTTGTCAGCTTTCTATATGTCTCAACACTGTTTTGGAAAGCTATAAGGTAAATATACACTCCCAAATCCTCCGCAAACAATGCAGATTTAACTTGTAAAATATGTGTTTCAAAACGTAGGGTACTGATAATTATGAATCTGCTACAAGCGACTGGGTAGTCTGATCATTCTCTCTAATTGTCTTTCTCGTATCCTGTTTGGGCGCTGTCTTGGGCTGAGGGACTTGGTTGCTATAAAAAGCAGTGAAAGTTTCGCTTTGGGTTGCGGAAGATCGTTGTAACAAGACTAGCGATCTTACGTCTTTGCACATTGTAACCTGCCGGTCTGGCTGCAGTTTGACGCCTGGACCTCAATTATGCCGCTTACATTTGGAATCTGACTCGTTTAGTACCTGCAACATCAAAGTCACTTATTCTGGCGTTTTTATAAAATAATTTGTTTGGAAAAAAAAGATGTGTTTTGCTCCTCGTCAGCCTGTCGCAGAATTGTGTACATGCAGGACCAGACAGAGAAGAACAAGTAATGAGCTCTTGTACAAACCCATAGTACTTAAGGTAAAAGGAAAATTCTGGCATGTTGAATTGTACTGTCACTTGCCGACTTAGTTTCTTTATGTTTCAAACTTATGGTTCTTTAAAAATATTTCCAAGCATTGTTTAAAAAAATCCATCTGACATTCGATTTAAGATAGTTTGAATGCCATTTAGATACAGATAAATTCTCCGTATGCCATATGCTAATATCTACCATACATCAAAACACTTATTCAACTGAGGTTAAAATTATAGAACAGAGTTATCCAAAAGTCCTGTAAAAAAACAGGATTTATGAGTTAGATCTCAGTGATGTCTTAATTGGAACCAAACTGTGCCCCTTAAGATAAGATGATGTCATATCGTAAACATACCCTCCAACACTATGTTCAGTTTGCATGTGAATG
The nucleotide sequence above comes from Chiloscyllium punctatum isolate Juve2018m chromosome 8, sChiPun1.3, whole genome shotgun sequence. Encoded proteins:
- the hoxa2b gene encoding homeobox protein Hox-A2b; the protein is MNYEFEREIGFINSQPSLAECLTSFPPVGDTFQSSSIKNSTLSHSTVIPPPFEQTIPSLNPSSHPRQNRPKQSPNGTSPLPAATLPPEYPWMKEKKNSKKNHLPASSGAAASCLSQRETHEIQDNTGGGSRRLRTAYTNTQLLELEKEFHFNKYLCRPRRVEIAALLDLTERQVKVWFQNRRMKHKRQTQCKENQNGDGKFKNLEDSGQTEDDEEKSLFEQGNNNVTGALLDREGYGFQTNALTQQQAHNLHNGESQSFPVSPLPSNEKNLKHFHQQSPTVQNCLSTMAQNCAAGLNNNSPEALDVPSLQDFNVFSTESCLQLSDGVSPSLPGSLDSPVDLSADSFDFFTDTLTTIDLQHLNY
- the hoxa1a gene encoding homeobox protein Hox-A1a, translated to MDNARMNTFLDYSIINGDTGACSSRSYHADPGIATYQSCAVSNNNCTADERYIVARSVQIGAPPPPPNHHQTSYTHHNNLGISYSAHPNCGAGYPAQSFSTGYSHHHYSLNQEADGNGGYPQCAPAVYPGNIGSAISPHQHGYGGMVGPGQYSHHPYRQEQQQQQQQSSLALVAGCHPSSPAHGSHQEACCSPSAETPPPAQTFDWMKVKRNPPKTGKAGEYGFVGQPNTVRTNFSTKQLTELEKEFHFNKYLTRARRVEIAAALQLNETQVKIWFQNRRMKQKKREKEGFASVSPATPGSEANTEDTSDKSNSTSSTPSPSSSTSETIHTSG